One part of the Thermoanaerobacterium sp. CMT5567-10 genome encodes these proteins:
- a CDS encoding YggT family protein: MTTNYALVLTLNYFFEIVNWLILIRVILSLLRMENMSNPISRFVITVTEPILDPFRRLQFKSSIGRSMMIDFSPILAMLVIQYIIRPIIINIVSLI, translated from the coding sequence TTGACAACAAATTATGCATTGGTGTTAACACTAAATTACTTTTTTGAAATTGTAAATTGGCTCATCTTAATAAGGGTGATACTATCTTTGTTAAGAATGGAAAATATGAGTAATCCTATATCACGATTTGTGATTACAGTCACAGAGCCTATATTGGATCCGTTTAGAAGATTACAATTTAAATCATCGATTGGACGAAGCATGATGATAGATTTTTCACCAATATTAGCGATGTTGGTTATACAGTATATTATAAGGCCAATTATAATTAATATAGTTTCATTAATATGA
- a CDS encoding RNA-binding protein: MDYSIARLEDIAKWVQKNKRDRYTDFLSLRDQKILLKLMTQFDDINCGFIGGFDAAERKIAHIYPKFRNAVDAYKAPISAIRINGDLSKLSHRDVLGSILGLGIKRDKVGDIIKRQESCDIVVHNDIASYILINLHKIGKERVNVYSINLDEIMEPEVKYDDINTTVASIRLDSIIASGFKLSRTKASELIKAGLAEVNWETKLEPSFEVKEGDIISLRGHGRIKFEAVGGTTKKGRIYVNILKYK; the protein is encoded by the coding sequence ATGGATTACAGTATAGCAAGGCTAGAAGATATAGCAAAATGGGTTCAGAAAAATAAACGAGATAGGTATACCGATTTTTTAAGCTTGAGGGATCAAAAAATACTGCTAAAGTTGATGACACAATTTGACGATATAAATTGTGGGTTTATTGGCGGATTTGATGCAGCCGAAAGAAAGATAGCACATATATATCCCAAATTTAGAAACGCAGTAGATGCATACAAAGCACCGATAAGTGCCATTAGAATAAACGGTGATTTATCGAAATTATCCCATAGAGATGTGTTAGGCTCCATCCTTGGGTTAGGTATAAAAAGAGATAAAGTTGGCGATATAATAAAAAGACAAGAGAGTTGTGATATTGTTGTTCATAATGATATAGCCAGTTATATCTTGATAAATTTACATAAGATAGGCAAAGAGAGGGTTAATGTATACTCAATAAATTTGGATGAAATCATGGAGCCGGAAGTAAAATACGATGATATAAATACAACTGTTGCATCTATAAGATTAGACAGCATTATTGCTTCAGGATTTAAATTATCCAGGACGAAAGCATCTGAATTGATAAAAGCTGGTTTGGCCGAAGTTAATTGGGAAACGAAGTTAGAGCCTTCTTTTGAAGTTAAAGAAGGTGATATCATATCTTTAAGAGGTCATGGTAGAATTAAGTTTGAAGCTGTTGGTGGTACAACTAAAAAAGGTAGAATATATGTTAATATTTTGAAATATAAGTAA
- a CDS encoding YggS family pyridoxal phosphate-dependent enzyme translates to MDIRLNIEEIKNNIKVNAQKANRNPDDILIMAVTKTVDVKRIQEAIDNGITDIGENKVQELIDKYPALKDKVQFHFIGHLQTNKVKYIIDKVKMIHSLDSVHLAQEVNKRAYNNNIVMDCLVEVNIGSEESKYGIDPLNVIDFIKSLESFDNIRIRGLMTVAPFLEPEQVRPYFKKMKELFDCAKRISQKNVDFKYLSMGMTNDYTVAVEEGSNIVRIGTGIFGKRLYNMEVK, encoded by the coding sequence ATGGATATACGTTTGAATATCGAAGAAATAAAAAATAATATTAAAGTAAATGCACAAAAGGCAAATAGAAATCCAGACGATATTTTAATTATGGCTGTTACAAAAACGGTAGATGTAAAGAGAATACAAGAAGCAATAGACAATGGAATAACAGATATTGGTGAGAATAAGGTCCAAGAGCTAATTGATAAGTATCCTGCTTTAAAGGATAAAGTTCAGTTTCACTTTATAGGTCATCTTCAAACTAATAAGGTAAAATACATAATAGATAAAGTTAAGATGATACATTCACTTGATAGTGTACATCTTGCACAAGAAGTAAATAAAAGAGCGTATAACAATAATATTGTGATGGATTGCCTTGTTGAAGTAAACATAGGCTCAGAGGAATCTAAATACGGTATCGATCCTTTGAACGTAATAGATTTTATTAAAAGCCTTGAATCTTTTGATAATATTAGAATAAGGGGACTGATGACGGTAGCTCCTTTTCTGGAACCAGAGCAAGTTAGACCTTATTTTAAAAAGATGAAGGAGTTATTTGATTGTGCTAAAAGAATTAGTCAAAAAAATGTAGACTTTAAATATTTATCTATGGGTATGACAAATGATTATACAGTTGCTGTTGAAGAAGGTTCAAATATAGTACGTATAGGCACAGGAATTTTTGGTAAAAGATTATATAATATGGAGGTAAAATAA
- a CDS encoding 5'-methylthioadenosine/adenosylhomocysteine nucleosidase, which yields MNKIGLIGAMEEEIDILKQFISNIEIINRADMVFYKGILNNGLDTVLVRSGIGKVNAAIAAQILISEFNVDCIINTGVAGGIKSGINVGDIVISSDAIEHDFDTTAFGDELGVIPRMKTSVFKADKNLIDIALKAANDNIDGKTYVGRIVSGDRFVSSKEEARRLGQQFNAYAVEMEGAAIAHTAYLNDIPFVIIRSISDNADGNATSDFNLFVKKASIVSSNIVKEMINMIKEI from the coding sequence GTGAATAAGATCGGGCTTATCGGTGCTATGGAAGAAGAGATTGATATACTTAAACAATTTATCAGCAATATAGAGATTATAAATCGCGCAGACATGGTCTTTTATAAAGGAATTCTAAATAATGGATTAGATACAGTATTAGTCAGATCAGGTATAGGAAAGGTAAATGCAGCTATAGCAGCGCAAATATTGATATCTGAATTTAATGTTGACTGTATAATAAATACTGGTGTTGCTGGAGGGATAAAAAGCGGAATAAACGTAGGGGACATAGTCATATCATCTGATGCGATAGAACATGATTTTGACACGACAGCATTTGGCGATGAATTAGGAGTTATACCCCGTATGAAGACTAGCGTATTTAAAGCAGACAAAAATCTGATTGACATAGCGCTTAAAGCAGCCAATGACAATATAGATGGAAAGACTTATGTCGGAAGGATTGTATCAGGTGATAGATTTGTGTCATCGAAAGAGGAAGCAAGAAGGCTAGGACAGCAATTTAATGCATATGCGGTTGAGATGGAAGGTGCTGCAATTGCTCATACTGCGTATCTTAACGATATACCATTTGTTATAATAAGAAGCATTTCCGACAATGCGGATGGAAATGCTACAAGTGATTTTAATCTATTTGTCAAAAAAGCTTCTATAGTGTCCAGCAATATTGTAAAAGAAATGATAAACATGATTAAGGAGATATGA
- the trpE gene encoding anthranilate synthase component I, giving the protein MLNLSREEFAELKDKKVVFPIYVEINGDELTPVSIFYNLKGKNKFLLESAESGKEWGRYSFIGSEPYLKIKSHGNLIEIEKEQSTIKHGKVLDYIKENIEQDYDRNSLKLPFTGGALGYAGYDIIRQYENLPSKNIDEIGIPDAYFMFYKEFICYDHFKHTVSVIYNVFSDDDETYDSIEKKLNLMIENIKNNVKSHELPPKSDVVSVESNFTLEEFCNIVEKAKEYIRNGDIFQVVPSQRLKIKTNSNPFDIYRRLRSTNPSPYMFYIDFEDFQLIGSSPESLVSVFGDKVTTNPIAGTRRRGKCEEEDLKLKEELLNDEKERAEHVMLVDLGRNDIGKVSEFGSVKLDRFMEVDFYSHVMHIVSKVSGILKKGLTSFDALIACLPAGTVSGAPKIRAMEIIDELENISRSFYAGAVGYFSFNGNMDMCIAIRTLLLKNGMAFIQAGCGIVYDSNPESEYYETLNKAMALKEVL; this is encoded by the coding sequence ATGTTGAATTTAAGCAGAGAAGAATTTGCTGAGCTAAAGGATAAAAAAGTCGTTTTCCCAATTTATGTTGAGATAAATGGCGATGAATTGACACCTGTCAGTATTTTTTACAATTTAAAAGGGAAAAACAAATTTTTGCTTGAAAGTGCAGAGAGTGGAAAAGAGTGGGGAAGATACTCATTTATTGGTTCAGAGCCTTATTTAAAGATAAAAAGTCATGGCAACTTAATCGAAATTGAAAAGGAACAGTCCACAATAAAACATGGGAAGGTCCTTGACTATATAAAAGAAAATATCGAACAAGATTATGACAGAAACAGCCTTAAGCTGCCGTTTACAGGTGGTGCACTTGGTTATGCAGGGTATGATATTATAAGACAATATGAGAATTTGCCTAGTAAAAATATTGACGAAATAGGAATACCAGACGCGTATTTTATGTTTTATAAAGAATTTATTTGCTATGATCACTTTAAACATACGGTATCTGTCATTTACAATGTATTTTCAGATGATGATGAAACTTATGATTCAATAGAAAAAAAGCTAAATCTTATGATTGAAAATATAAAAAACAATGTAAAAAGTCATGAACTTCCTCCTAAATCTGATGTAGTTAGTGTGGAATCTAATTTTACCTTGGAGGAATTCTGCAATATTGTTGAAAAAGCAAAGGAATATATAAGGAATGGTGATATATTTCAGGTTGTTCCATCTCAAAGATTGAAGATTAAAACCAATTCAAATCCTTTTGATATATATAGACGATTAAGATCTACAAATCCGTCACCATATATGTTCTATATAGACTTTGAAGATTTTCAATTAATTGGTTCTTCACCGGAGAGCCTTGTGTCAGTGTTTGGCGATAAAGTCACTACGAATCCAATTGCTGGTACAAGAAGAAGAGGAAAATGTGAGGAAGAGGATTTAAAGCTAAAGGAAGAACTTTTAAATGATGAAAAGGAAAGAGCAGAACACGTTATGCTGGTGGATCTTGGGAGAAATGACATAGGTAAAGTCAGTGAGTTTGGCAGTGTAAAGCTGGATAGATTTATGGAGGTAGACTTTTATTCCCACGTCATGCATATTGTATCAAAAGTTTCAGGTATTTTAAAAAAAGGCCTTACGTCATTTGATGCACTTATTGCATGTTTGCCGGCAGGTACAGTTTCTGGAGCGCCTAAAATAAGGGCGATGGAAATAATCGACGAGCTTGAGAATATAAGCAGATCCTTTTATGCTGGAGCAGTTGGATATTTTTCATTCAATGGTAATATGGATATGTGCATAGCTATAAGGACACTGCTTTTAAAGAATGGTATGGCTTTTATTCAAGCAGGATGCGGCATTGTATATGATTCAAACCCTGAATCAGAATATTATGAAACTTTAAATAAAGCGATGGCACTGAAGGAGGTGCTATAA
- the ileS gene encoding isoleucine--tRNA ligase — protein sequence MDYNKTLNLPKTDFPMKANLPLREPEILKKWDDMDIYHKSLNKNKGKEKFILHDGPPYANGDIHLGTAMNKVLKDMIVKYKTMRGFDAPYVPGWDTHGLPIEQQAIKTLGIKRNEVGPVEFRKVCRDFAFSQIEKQKSQFIRLGVRGDWQNPYLTLKPEYEAKQIEVFGEMAKKGYIYKGLKPVYWCTDCETALAEAEIEYSDETSDSIYVKFRVIDDLGKFKGIVDDLNNLYFVIWTTTTWTIPANLAICLNPEFDYVLAKYGKEIYIMAKDMLDDIERETGLENREVIATFKGKDLEGMRAKHPLFDRSSLIILGDHVTLEAGTGCVHTAPGHGEEDFIVGQKYGLDVLNPVDDKGRFTEKAGKYKGLFYADANKVIKEDLEKVNALLASKTLTHSYPHCWRCKNPVIFRATEQWFASVDGFRDEALNAIREVNWIPEWGEDRITNMVRDRHDWCISRQRIWGVPIPIFYCKHCGKELINDDTINAVKKLFGEKGSDAWYEYTAEEILPKGTKCECGSTEFRKETDIMDVWFDSGSSHVAVLETTEGLRWPADLYLEGSDQHRGWFQSSLLTSVATRGMAPYKNVLTHGFVVDGEGRKMSKSLGNGIDPADVVKEYGADILRLWAVSADFTSDMRISKEILKQMTESYRKIRNTAKFLLSNLYDFDADKDALPYEELLDIDKWALYKFNELIKDVTSSFDRYEFYDFLHLVHTFCIVDMSNLYLDILKDRLYTFPAASKERRAAQTTLYTILDGFVRIIAPVLTFTADEIWSYMKHDANNNYESVQLADWPQPNDAYDNKEIVEKWNKLFDIRKDVSKALEISRANKEIGHSLEAQVDIYASSGLYEFLKQFEEDLNTVFIVSNTVLHNEDDNIPDNSYRSEDYKLAIKISHAPGEKCERCWMYSETVGTDKEHPTICARCASHI from the coding sequence ATGGATTATAACAAAACATTAAATTTGCCTAAGACAGATTTTCCAATGAAGGCGAATCTGCCTTTGAGAGAGCCGGAGATATTAAAAAAATGGGATGATATGGATATATATCATAAATCATTAAATAAAAATAAGGGGAAGGAAAAATTTATTCTTCATGATGGACCGCCATATGCCAACGGGGATATACATCTTGGTACAGCCATGAATAAAGTTTTAAAAGATATGATTGTAAAATATAAAACAATGAGAGGCTTTGATGCACCATATGTGCCAGGTTGGGATACCCACGGTTTGCCAATTGAACAGCAGGCAATAAAAACACTGGGCATAAAAAGAAATGAAGTAGGTCCTGTTGAGTTTAGAAAGGTCTGTCGCGATTTTGCCTTTTCACAAATTGAAAAGCAAAAGTCGCAGTTTATAAGGTTAGGAGTCAGAGGTGACTGGCAAAACCCTTATTTGACATTAAAACCAGAATATGAAGCAAAGCAGATAGAAGTATTTGGTGAAATGGCTAAAAAAGGGTACATCTACAAGGGATTAAAACCTGTGTATTGGTGTACTGACTGCGAAACAGCTTTAGCAGAAGCTGAAATAGAATACTCAGATGAGACCTCAGATTCAATCTATGTTAAATTTAGAGTAATTGATGATCTTGGAAAGTTCAAAGGAATTGTTGATGACCTAAATAATTTGTATTTTGTAATCTGGACTACGACAACTTGGACTATACCTGCCAACCTTGCTATATGTTTAAATCCGGAATTTGATTATGTGCTAGCCAAATATGGAAAAGAGATCTACATAATGGCGAAAGACATGCTTGATGATATAGAAAGGGAAACAGGCCTTGAGAATCGTGAGGTAATTGCGACATTTAAAGGTAAAGATTTAGAAGGGATGAGAGCTAAACATCCTTTATTTGACAGAAGTTCGCTTATTATATTAGGTGATCATGTAACATTAGAAGCTGGTACAGGATGTGTTCATACTGCACCAGGCCATGGTGAAGAAGACTTTATAGTTGGACAGAAATATGGTCTTGATGTTTTGAATCCTGTTGACGATAAAGGTCGCTTTACAGAAAAAGCCGGGAAATACAAAGGATTATTCTATGCTGATGCCAATAAAGTCATAAAAGAGGATTTGGAAAAAGTCAATGCTTTATTAGCGTCAAAAACATTAACTCACTCGTATCCACATTGCTGGAGATGCAAAAATCCTGTTATATTCCGTGCTACAGAGCAATGGTTTGCTTCTGTTGATGGGTTTAGAGATGAAGCTTTAAATGCAATAAGAGAAGTAAACTGGATTCCTGAATGGGGCGAAGACAGGATTACAAATATGGTTAGGGATAGACATGACTGGTGTATCTCGAGGCAGAGGATATGGGGTGTCCCGATTCCGATTTTCTATTGTAAACATTGTGGTAAAGAATTGATTAATGATGATACAATAAATGCAGTTAAAAAATTGTTTGGTGAAAAAGGCTCTGATGCTTGGTATGAATACACAGCAGAAGAAATATTGCCGAAGGGTACAAAATGTGAATGTGGTTCTACAGAGTTTAGAAAAGAAACAGATATAATGGATGTTTGGTTTGATTCTGGTTCAAGCCATGTGGCGGTTTTAGAAACTACTGAAGGTCTTAGGTGGCCTGCAGATTTATACCTTGAGGGTTCTGACCAGCATAGAGGATGGTTCCAGTCATCGCTTTTAACGTCTGTTGCTACAAGAGGAATGGCACCATATAAAAACGTGTTGACACATGGATTTGTCGTAGACGGTGAAGGACGCAAGATGTCAAAATCTCTTGGAAACGGCATAGATCCTGCTGATGTAGTAAAAGAGTACGGAGCAGATATATTAAGACTGTGGGCTGTTTCTGCTGATTTTACTTCTGATATGAGAATATCAAAAGAAATTTTAAAGCAGATGACGGAATCATATAGAAAGATAAGGAATACAGCTAAGTTCCTCTTAAGCAATTTGTACGATTTTGATGCTGATAAAGATGCTTTACCGTACGAAGAGCTTCTTGATATAGACAAATGGGCCCTTTACAAGTTCAATGAGCTTATTAAGGATGTAACGTCGTCTTTTGATAGATACGAATTTTACGATTTTTTGCATCTTGTTCACACGTTCTGCATTGTAGATATGAGCAATCTGTATCTTGACATACTAAAGGACAGGCTTTATACATTTCCTGCTGCATCTAAAGAAAGGCGAGCAGCTCAGACGACGTTATATACAATATTAGACGGTTTTGTAAGAATTATAGCGCCAGTATTGACATTTACAGCAGATGAGATATGGAGCTATATGAAACATGATGCAAATAATAATTACGAAAGCGTTCAATTAGCTGATTGGCCACAGCCTAATGATGCATATGATAATAAAGAGATAGTTGAAAAGTGGAACAAATTATTTGACATAAGAAAAGATGTCTCAAAAGCTTTAGAGATATCACGTGCCAATAAAGAAATAGGTCACTCATTAGAAGCACAGGTTGATATATACGCATCAAGCGGTTTGTACGAATTTTTGAAGCAGTTTGAAGAAGATCTTAATACGGTATTTATCGTATCGAATACGGTTCTTCATAATGAGGATGACAATATACCTGATAATTCATATAGAAGTGAAGATTATAAACTAGCAATTAAAATTAGCCATGCGCCAGGTGAAAAATGTGAAAGATGCTGGATGTACAGTGAAACAGTAGGAACGGATAAAGAACATCCAACGATTTGTGCAAGGTGTGCTTCACATATTTAA
- a CDS encoding HlyD family efflux transporter periplasmic adaptor subunit, which produces MKKILNVFIVLIVLLYIGKVSINTISGRDKTVPLRYGTLSESIKTDGYIVLDEMIIDSPIDGKLNMIVEDGTRVPKGKEIAEVVSQSFDKEKLAELNSVNKKIQDIKSDKALNPYVNDIESLNSQIDELNKEYKESKDSKVTNNIKKKIEDLMSKKEQILKNGPASVRNLDELYSQKKELEYIISQNLYKIYSPEAGIVSNFFDGYEDILDVNKLFNVNNNDINLIKKEPIERTGSVKQGEPIVKLINNYNWYILVVLNNDERKKLKEGKDVKIDIIEENGQLLDGNIVKIYSISENSHIAVISMKDAYSDFYKKRKVSVNLIINDYDGFIVPNSSIVYENGKYGIYKLGDNDLPVFKEISIKAQNNENAIIESKDDSLKMYDQILVNGKDYLKK; this is translated from the coding sequence ATGAAAAAGATACTTAATGTTTTTATAGTATTGATTGTTCTACTATACATAGGAAAAGTTTCTATAAACACCATAAGCGGCAGAGATAAAACTGTTCCACTTAGATATGGTACTTTGTCTGAGTCAATAAAGACAGATGGTTACATAGTACTGGATGAGATGATAATAGATTCACCGATTGATGGTAAGTTAAATATGATTGTTGAAGATGGGACAAGAGTCCCAAAAGGGAAAGAAATAGCAGAAGTTGTATCTCAGTCTTTTGATAAGGAAAAATTGGCCGAGCTAAATTCAGTCAACAAGAAAATACAAGATATAAAAAGCGATAAGGCTTTAAATCCATATGTGAATGACATAGAAAGCTTAAACAGTCAAATAGACGAATTAAATAAGGAATACAAAGAATCAAAAGATAGTAAAGTTACAAATAATATAAAGAAGAAAATTGAAGATTTGATGAGTAAAAAAGAGCAGATTTTAAAAAATGGTCCTGCGTCGGTCCGAAATCTGGACGAGCTTTATAGCCAAAAAAAGGAATTGGAATATATTATTTCTCAAAATTTATACAAAATTTATTCGCCTGAAGCGGGTATTGTAAGCAATTTTTTTGATGGTTATGAAGATATATTGGATGTTAATAAACTATTTAACGTAAATAACAATGATATTAATTTGATAAAAAAAGAACCAATAGAACGGACAGGTTCTGTAAAACAAGGTGAGCCAATAGTTAAGTTGATAAATAATTATAATTGGTATATATTGGTTGTTTTAAACAATGATGAAAGGAAAAAGTTAAAAGAAGGAAAAGATGTAAAAATAGACATTATTGAAGAAAATGGGCAATTATTGGATGGAAATATTGTAAAAATTTATTCGATATCTGAAAATTCTCATATAGCCGTTATAAGCATGAAAGATGCTTACAGCGATTTTTATAAAAAACGAAAAGTTAGTGTTAATTTGATAATAAATGATTATGATGGTTTTATAGTGCCAAACTCATCTATCGTATATGAAAATGGCAAATATGGGATTTACAAATTAGGTGATAATGATTTACCTGTTTTTAAAGAAATAAGCATTAAAGCACAAAACAATGAAAATGCGATAATAGAAAGCAAAGATGACAGCTTAAAAATGTATGATCAGATTCTAGTAAATGGAAAAGATTATTTAAAGAAGTAA
- a CDS encoding TM1266 family iron-only hydrogenase system putative regulator, whose product MRNRLAVIGILVLNRELTSEKVNRILSEYANIIVGRMGIPYKERNVSIISIIVDGTTDDIGALTGKLGSIEGVKVKSAITI is encoded by the coding sequence ATGAGGAATAGGCTTGCTGTAATCGGTATATTAGTTCTAAATAGAGAATTAACATCTGAGAAAGTAAATCGTATTTTAAGCGAGTATGCCAATATAATTGTTGGAAGAATGGGTATTCCGTATAAAGAAAGAAATGTGTCAATAATATCTATTATTGTTGACGGAACGACAGATGATATTGGAGCTTTAACTGGGAAGCTTGGAAGCATTGAAGGTGTCAAAGTGAAATCAGCTATTACTATTTAA
- a CDS encoding thiamine-binding protein — protein sequence MNVVNVSLQVLPVVEEEMIYPVVDKVIDYIKSTGVKYFVSPMETTMEGDIDILLNIVKKAQDICVKEGAKRVVSIVKIDYKPDGVTIDEKMNKYISK from the coding sequence ATGAATGTAGTAAATGTAAGTTTGCAAGTATTACCTGTTGTTGAAGAAGAAATGATTTATCCTGTTGTAGATAAAGTTATTGACTACATAAAGTCAACGGGTGTTAAGTATTTTGTAAGTCCCATGGAAACTACTATGGAGGGCGATATTGACATTCTTTTGAATATTGTAAAGAAAGCGCAAGACATATGTGTAAAGGAAGGCGCGAAAAGAGTTGTCTCTATTGTAAAAATAGATTATAAGCCAGATGGAGTAACAATAGATGAGAAGATGAATAAATATATATCAAAGTAA
- a CDS encoding cell division protein SepF, whose translation MAAKVIERLMNFFGFDEQEDESIEEKVENEIPFNKKPKIVNIHTQSQIKVIILKPENFEQAQTILDNIKNKKPMIIDLQNMERNDAQRLIDFLSGAIFALNGEIKKIANSIFLIVPDNFDIAGDIQDEVDSMFNLK comes from the coding sequence ATGGCTGCCAAAGTAATCGAGAGATTGATGAATTTTTTTGGCTTTGACGAACAAGAAGATGAAAGCATAGAGGAAAAGGTTGAAAATGAGATACCGTTTAATAAAAAACCTAAGATAGTAAATATACATACGCAATCACAGATAAAAGTCATCATTTTAAAGCCAGAGAATTTTGAACAAGCACAAACTATACTAGACAATATAAAGAATAAAAAGCCTATGATAATTGATCTTCAAAATATGGAAAGAAATGACGCACAAAGGCTTATTGATTTTTTGAGTGGTGCTATTTTTGCTTTAAATGGTGAAATCAAGAAAATCGCTAATAGTATATTTTTAATCGTGCCAGATAATTTCGATATAGCAGGTGATATACAAGATGAAGTAGATTCTATGTTTAATCTAAAATAA
- a CDS encoding DivIVA domain-containing protein, translating into MLTPMDIHNKEFKRSFRGYNENEVDEFLDKVMEDYELLYKENSDLKDRVNILNDKLQNYTDIEKTLNNTLVVAQKSAEDLKQNAKKEADLIIQQAHQEAEKIMQKANQEVVRIRTELENQKRKLNIFKAKFKALLEGELEAVLSIDDREFFDEEQDEKNDEE; encoded by the coding sequence ATGTTAACACCTATGGATATACATAACAAGGAATTTAAGCGGTCATTCAGGGGATATAATGAAAATGAAGTCGATGAATTTTTAGATAAAGTGATGGAAGATTATGAGCTACTGTATAAGGAGAATTCGGATCTGAAAGATAGGGTTAACATCTTAAACGATAAGTTGCAAAATTATACAGATATAGAAAAGACGCTAAATAATACTTTAGTCGTTGCACAAAAATCTGCAGAAGATTTAAAACAAAATGCAAAAAAAGAAGCTGACTTAATTATACAGCAGGCACATCAGGAAGCAGAAAAGATTATGCAAAAAGCAAATCAAGAAGTTGTGAGAATAAGGACGGAACTTGAAAATCAGAAAAGAAAGCTTAATATTTTTAAGGCTAAATTTAAGGCTCTTCTTGAAGGAGAACTAGAGGCTGTATTATCGATTGATGATAGAGAATTTTTTGACGAGGAGCAGGATGAGAAAAACGATGAGGAATAG